Genomic window (Mycoplasmopsis citelli):
TGTTATTCTTCTCTGATTTTGAAAGTTTTTTTAATTGAGCTGTTGTTTTATCAACTTGATTTTTCAATTCCACAAAAAAATATGTTTGCTTAGGAGAATTTGTGTAATTGTTATGCAATGACAATACAGTACCTACAGATGCAATAGCTCCAGCTCCGGTAATACCAGTTGCTATCCCCAATGATGTAACTGCTTTATTTGCTTTTTTCATAATAAACCTCATTTTTGAATGATTGGATAAATTTATCTTTTGTGTTTTTAAATTCAAAATTAAAATAATTAATAATTGAAAAATTATAATATTTTTTGATAAATATTAATTTTAAAAAATGAAAAACTAAACTAAAAATGATTTAATTGCATCTTTTAGTTTAGTTTAATATAAAAATGCTTATTTAGAAATTAAAAATTTTAAGGTGCTGGTGGTAAAGGTTCATTAAGCATTTTAAAAATATCAGTAACATCAGCAATTTCACCAATAATAGTAACTAAATCATCTTTTTTTAGTACTGTATCACCTTGGGGTCTAATTGTAATTGCTCCACGTTTTATGAGAACAATAGTGACTCCAAAATTGTTAAAATTTAAATCTTTAATTTGTTTATCACTAAATTCTTCGCTAATAACTTTAGTAGTTCCAAGAACAAAATTATCTCCAAGTTCTTTAAGATTTTCACTATAATCAACAAAGTGCTTGTTTCCTGCTATTAATGCCGTTCTAATTCCAGCTTCATATTCTGGACGAATAATAATATTAACTCCAATTTGTTTTAAAACCCGAGCATGACGCTCATTGATTGCTCGTACAATTAAGTTTTTAACTCCTTGTTCTTGAAGGGCAGCTACAATTTCAATATTATCTGGCACAGCAACTACTACTGTTTCAATATTTTCAATTCCAATACCTTTTAAAGCTTTAATTTCAGCTGCATCAGCAATAACTACTCTTTGGACTTCATCCACAAAATTACGAGCTGAATCTTCATCTTTATCAATGACTAGAATGCTTTTATTCATTAAAATAAGTTGCTCAATAACTGCTCGTCCAAAACGACCAGTTCCTATTACTGCAATATCATTTTTATGTCTAATTCCCATAATTTTATCCAATCGCTACGTCTTCTTCAACGTATTCATAATATCTATTGTATCTTTTTTTGCGTTTTCACACAAACATTAATGAACTAACTCCAAATTGTCCAATGAACATTACTATAGTAAGAACAATTTTAGAAACTGGATTTAATACTGGAGTTACTCCAAGAGAAAGTCCAGTTGTTCCAAAAGCGCTACAAATTTCAAAAAT
Coding sequences:
- a CDS encoding potassium channel family protein; protein product: MGIRHKNDIAVIGTGRFGRAVIEQLILMNKSILVIDKDEDSARNFVDEVQRVVIADAAEIKALKGIGIENIETVVVAVPDNIEIVAALQEQGVKNLIVRAINERHARVLKQIGVNIIIRPEYEAGIRTALIAGNKHFVDYSENLKELGDNFVLGTTKVISEEFSDKQIKDLNFNNFGVTIVLIKRGAITIRPQGDTVLKKDDLVTIIGEIADVTDIFKMLNEPLPPAP